Proteins from a genomic interval of Gossypium hirsutum isolate 1008001.06 chromosome A09, Gossypium_hirsutum_v2.1, whole genome shotgun sequence:
- the LOC107929119 gene encoding protein FAR1-RELATED SEQUENCE 7 isoform X1: MEIDSGPTHFTDFRSPDTNLNGGECMNPMVVNAFPVGIVHVINSGNVESEVDLRMEPSVGLEFDSSDEARDFYGLYAMRVGFKIRTGQLYRSRRDGSVSSRRFVCSKEGFQLNSRTGCPAFIRVQRRDSGKWVIDQIQKDHNHELGLEGENNSPVLQQKPPVVPKSLVEVLRRPKVKLLGQIENGGSSPSGIINFKRQKRGGDGRQPLPEPYTGLEFNTANEAYEYYQSYAESVGFRVRIGQLFRSKNDGSITSRRFVCSKEGFQHPSRVGCGAFMRIKKKDSESWMVDRLNKDHNHDLGEQMVYENKFSTASKKFIEEETNGMVSMDLGEMNTGKLIKRSRESKIGTDWYPVLLEYFQTRQAEDTGFFYSVEVDNGSCRSVFWADGRSRYSCSQFGDVVILDTSYRKSNYVVPFATFVGVNHHKQPVLLGSALIANESKECFTWLFQTWFKAMSSCRPKSVIADQDIAIQQAITVVFPGAHHRFSSWQIRAKERENLRSMPIEFRYEYEKCIYESQTTVEFNTTWNSLVNKYNLKGNAWLQQMYDKRESWVPLYLRGKFFAGIPIGETVESFFGTQVNGQTPLREFIPRYEQGLEQRREDERKEDFNSFNLQSFSQTKEAIEEQCRRLYTFTIFKIFQDELLQSYSYIGIKTYEEGTICRYLVRQSGNENDKHAVTFSAVNLSVNCSCQMFEFEGVLCRHVLKVFKLLNIRELPSQYILPRWLRNAEYRILCGAESGVSSQELKAFMIWSLRETACKYVECGTTSVEKYKLAYEIMREGGKKLY; the protein is encoded by the exons ATGGAAATCGATTCTGGACCAACCCACTTCACAGATTTCAGAAG CCCAGATACTAATCTTAACGGCGGAGAATGTATGAATCCGATGGTCGTAAATGCTTTTCCGGTCGGTATAGTACATGTAATCAATAGTGGTAATGTAGAAAGTGAAGTAGATTTAAGGATGGAACCTTCCGTGGGTTTAGAGTTCGATTCATCGGATGAGGCGCGTGATTTCTATGGTTTGTATGCAATGCGTGTTGGGTTTAAGATTCGAACTGGTCAGTTGTATAGGTCGAGGAGAGATGGGTCAGTTTCGTCTAGAAGATTTGTTTGTTCAAAAGAAGGGTTTCAGTTGAATTCGAGGACGGGTTGTCCTGCTTTCATTAGGGTGCAAAGGCGTGATTCTGGGAAGTGGGTTATCGACCAAATTCAGAAGGATCATAACCATGAACTTGGGCTCGAAGGGGAAAACAATTCACCTGTTTTGCAGCAGAAACCTCCCGTTGTCCCGAAATCATTGGTTGAAGTGTTGCGTAGGCCGAAAGTCAAATTGTTGGGGCAAATCGAGAATGGAGGATCAAGTCCGTCCGGTATCATAAATTTCAAAAGGCAAAAACGAGGTGGAGATGGAAGACAACCTTTACCTGAGCCATATACGGGTCTAGAGTTCAATACAGCTAATGAAGCATACGAGTATTATCAATCATATGCCGAAAGTGTTGGGTTTCGAGTTCGAATTGGTCAGCTGTTTCGCTCGAAGAATGACGGGTCGATTACTTCTCGGAGATTTGTGTGCTCGAAGGAAGGTTTCCAGCATCCCTCGAGAGTAGGTTGTGGGGCTTTTATGAGGATTAAGAAGAAAGACTCGGAAAGTTGGATGGTAGATAGACTTAATAAAGATCATAATCATGATCTTGGAGAACAAATGGTGTACGAGAACAAATTTTCAACAGCTTCAAAGAAATTCATAGAGGAAGAAACCAATGGTATGGTCTCTATGGATCTCGGTGAAATGAATACTGGCAAGCTTATTAAAAGAAGCCGAGAAAGCAAAATTGGAACTGATTGGTACCCTGTACTTTTAGAGTATTTTCAAACCAGACAAGCAGAAGATACGGGATTCTTTTATTCAGTGGAGGTCGATAATGGTAGTTGCCGGAGTGTCTTTTGGGCGGATGGTAGGTCGAGATATTCATGCAGTCAGTTTGGTGATGTTGTTATTTTAGATACTTCGTATAGGAAAAGTAACTATGTGGTGCCATTCGCCACATTTGTCGGAGTAAACCACCATAAACAGCCAGTACTTCTCGGATCGGCTTTGATTGCTAATGAATCGAAGGAGTGCTTTACTTGGTTGTTCCAAACATGGTTTAAAGCAATGTCTAGCTGCCGTCCTAAATCGGTTATTGCCGATCAAGACATAGCCATCCAACAAGCGATCACCGTAGTCTTTCCTGGGGCACATCATCGGTTTTCATCATGGCAGATCAGAGCCAAGGAGCGGGAGAATTTACGGTCAATGCCTATTGAATTTAGATATGAGTACGAAAAGTGCATTTATGAGAGCCAAACAACGGTTGAGTTCAACACCACATGGAATTCACTGGTAAATAAATATAACTTGAAAGGAAATGCTTGGCTACAACAAATGTACGATAAGCGTGAAAGTTGGGTTCCGTTATATTTACGGGGCAAATTTTTCGCTGGCATCCCCATAGGTGAAACCGTCGAATCGTTCTTTGGCACACAAGTAAATGGCCAAACCCCACTTCGAGAATTCATTCCCCGATACGAACAAGGACTTGAACAACGGCGAGAAGATGAAAGAAAAGAAGATTTCAACTCATTCAATCTCCAATCCTTTTCACAAACGAAAGAAGCAATAGAAGAACAATGCCGACGACTCTACACATTCACCATCTTCAAAATCTTTCAAGACGAGCTCTTACAATCTTACAGTTACATCGGAATAAAAACCTATGAAGAAGGAACGATATGCCGGTACTTAGTTAGACAGTCCGGGAATGAAAATGACAAGCACGCCGTCACGTTCAGTGCGGTCAACCTCAGCGTTAATTGTAGCTGTCAAATGTTCGAATTCGAAGGCGTATTATGCAGACATGTCTTGAAAGTgttcaaattgttgaacatacgAGAACTCCCATCTCAATATATCTTACCTCGGTGGTTGAGAAATGCCGAGTACCGTATCTTATGCGGTGCCGAATCCGGGGTAAGTTCTCAAGAATTAAAGGCTTTTATGATCTGGAGTTTAAGAGAAACAGCTTGTAAATATGTAGAATGTGGAACAACATCTGTAGAAAAATATAAACTTGCATATGAGATCATGCGTGAAGGTGGAAAAAAgctttattga
- the LOC107929119 gene encoding protein FAR1-RELATED SEQUENCE 7 isoform X2: MNPMVVNAFPVGIVHVINSGNVESEVDLRMEPSVGLEFDSSDEARDFYGLYAMRVGFKIRTGQLYRSRRDGSVSSRRFVCSKEGFQLNSRTGCPAFIRVQRRDSGKWVIDQIQKDHNHELGLEGENNSPVLQQKPPVVPKSLVEVLRRPKVKLLGQIENGGSSPSGIINFKRQKRGGDGRQPLPEPYTGLEFNTANEAYEYYQSYAESVGFRVRIGQLFRSKNDGSITSRRFVCSKEGFQHPSRVGCGAFMRIKKKDSESWMVDRLNKDHNHDLGEQMVYENKFSTASKKFIEEETNGMVSMDLGEMNTGKLIKRSRESKIGTDWYPVLLEYFQTRQAEDTGFFYSVEVDNGSCRSVFWADGRSRYSCSQFGDVVILDTSYRKSNYVVPFATFVGVNHHKQPVLLGSALIANESKECFTWLFQTWFKAMSSCRPKSVIADQDIAIQQAITVVFPGAHHRFSSWQIRAKERENLRSMPIEFRYEYEKCIYESQTTVEFNTTWNSLVNKYNLKGNAWLQQMYDKRESWVPLYLRGKFFAGIPIGETVESFFGTQVNGQTPLREFIPRYEQGLEQRREDERKEDFNSFNLQSFSQTKEAIEEQCRRLYTFTIFKIFQDELLQSYSYIGIKTYEEGTICRYLVRQSGNENDKHAVTFSAVNLSVNCSCQMFEFEGVLCRHVLKVFKLLNIRELPSQYILPRWLRNAEYRILCGAESGVSSQELKAFMIWSLRETACKYVECGTTSVEKYKLAYEIMREGGKKLY, from the coding sequence ATGAATCCGATGGTCGTAAATGCTTTTCCGGTCGGTATAGTACATGTAATCAATAGTGGTAATGTAGAAAGTGAAGTAGATTTAAGGATGGAACCTTCCGTGGGTTTAGAGTTCGATTCATCGGATGAGGCGCGTGATTTCTATGGTTTGTATGCAATGCGTGTTGGGTTTAAGATTCGAACTGGTCAGTTGTATAGGTCGAGGAGAGATGGGTCAGTTTCGTCTAGAAGATTTGTTTGTTCAAAAGAAGGGTTTCAGTTGAATTCGAGGACGGGTTGTCCTGCTTTCATTAGGGTGCAAAGGCGTGATTCTGGGAAGTGGGTTATCGACCAAATTCAGAAGGATCATAACCATGAACTTGGGCTCGAAGGGGAAAACAATTCACCTGTTTTGCAGCAGAAACCTCCCGTTGTCCCGAAATCATTGGTTGAAGTGTTGCGTAGGCCGAAAGTCAAATTGTTGGGGCAAATCGAGAATGGAGGATCAAGTCCGTCCGGTATCATAAATTTCAAAAGGCAAAAACGAGGTGGAGATGGAAGACAACCTTTACCTGAGCCATATACGGGTCTAGAGTTCAATACAGCTAATGAAGCATACGAGTATTATCAATCATATGCCGAAAGTGTTGGGTTTCGAGTTCGAATTGGTCAGCTGTTTCGCTCGAAGAATGACGGGTCGATTACTTCTCGGAGATTTGTGTGCTCGAAGGAAGGTTTCCAGCATCCCTCGAGAGTAGGTTGTGGGGCTTTTATGAGGATTAAGAAGAAAGACTCGGAAAGTTGGATGGTAGATAGACTTAATAAAGATCATAATCATGATCTTGGAGAACAAATGGTGTACGAGAACAAATTTTCAACAGCTTCAAAGAAATTCATAGAGGAAGAAACCAATGGTATGGTCTCTATGGATCTCGGTGAAATGAATACTGGCAAGCTTATTAAAAGAAGCCGAGAAAGCAAAATTGGAACTGATTGGTACCCTGTACTTTTAGAGTATTTTCAAACCAGACAAGCAGAAGATACGGGATTCTTTTATTCAGTGGAGGTCGATAATGGTAGTTGCCGGAGTGTCTTTTGGGCGGATGGTAGGTCGAGATATTCATGCAGTCAGTTTGGTGATGTTGTTATTTTAGATACTTCGTATAGGAAAAGTAACTATGTGGTGCCATTCGCCACATTTGTCGGAGTAAACCACCATAAACAGCCAGTACTTCTCGGATCGGCTTTGATTGCTAATGAATCGAAGGAGTGCTTTACTTGGTTGTTCCAAACATGGTTTAAAGCAATGTCTAGCTGCCGTCCTAAATCGGTTATTGCCGATCAAGACATAGCCATCCAACAAGCGATCACCGTAGTCTTTCCTGGGGCACATCATCGGTTTTCATCATGGCAGATCAGAGCCAAGGAGCGGGAGAATTTACGGTCAATGCCTATTGAATTTAGATATGAGTACGAAAAGTGCATTTATGAGAGCCAAACAACGGTTGAGTTCAACACCACATGGAATTCACTGGTAAATAAATATAACTTGAAAGGAAATGCTTGGCTACAACAAATGTACGATAAGCGTGAAAGTTGGGTTCCGTTATATTTACGGGGCAAATTTTTCGCTGGCATCCCCATAGGTGAAACCGTCGAATCGTTCTTTGGCACACAAGTAAATGGCCAAACCCCACTTCGAGAATTCATTCCCCGATACGAACAAGGACTTGAACAACGGCGAGAAGATGAAAGAAAAGAAGATTTCAACTCATTCAATCTCCAATCCTTTTCACAAACGAAAGAAGCAATAGAAGAACAATGCCGACGACTCTACACATTCACCATCTTCAAAATCTTTCAAGACGAGCTCTTACAATCTTACAGTTACATCGGAATAAAAACCTATGAAGAAGGAACGATATGCCGGTACTTAGTTAGACAGTCCGGGAATGAAAATGACAAGCACGCCGTCACGTTCAGTGCGGTCAACCTCAGCGTTAATTGTAGCTGTCAAATGTTCGAATTCGAAGGCGTATTATGCAGACATGTCTTGAAAGTgttcaaattgttgaacatacgAGAACTCCCATCTCAATATATCTTACCTCGGTGGTTGAGAAATGCCGAGTACCGTATCTTATGCGGTGCCGAATCCGGGGTAAGTTCTCAAGAATTAAAGGCTTTTATGATCTGGAGTTTAAGAGAAACAGCTTGTAAATATGTAGAATGTGGAACAACATCTGTAGAAAAATATAAACTTGCATATGAGATCATGCGTGAAGGTGGAAAAAAgctttattga
- the LOC121206395 gene encoding F-box/LRR-repeat protein 4 isoform X2, translated as MRGHDWINTCLPDELILEILRRLDSKSSHDACSLVCKRWLGLERLSRSILRIGASGSPDIFIKFLAQRFVNVKAVHIDERLSISLPVTAGKRRRRDENSLLSLKIHFAGERNEPKEEECEPFCLTDSGLTAVADGFAKLEKLSLIWCSNVTSFGVMSLAQKCSLLKSLDLQGCYVGDQGLAVVGQCCKQLEDLNLRFCESLTDSGLVTLATECGKSLKSLGVAACARITDKSLEAVGSHCKNLETLSLDSEFISNKGILAIAQGCPLLKVLKLQCINVTDRALMAVGASCLSLEMLALYSFQQFTDEGLEAIATGCTELTHLEVNGCHNIGTIGLESVGKSCPRLTELALLYCQRVGNFALTEVGRGCKYLQALHLVDCSSIGDEAICSIAKGCRNLKKLHIRRCYEVGSKGIVAVGEHCHSLTDLSLRFCDRVRDEALIAVGQGCPLKYLNVSGCNQIGDAGIVAVARGCPNLTYLDVSVLQNLRDIALTELGEGCPLLKDIVLSHCHQITDIGLSHLVKNCQMLESCHMVYCPSITAAGVATVVSSCRNIKKVLVEKWKVSPRTKRRASSVLSYLCVDL; from the exons ATGCGTGGCCATGATTGGATCAATACGTGTCTTCCCGACGAGCTGATCTTGGAGATCTTACGCCGGCTTGATTCCAAATCCAGCCATGATGCCTGTTCTCTCGTCTGTAAACGTTGGCTCGGTCTCGAGCGGCTTAGCCGTTCCATCCTCCGAATCGGCGCCTCTGGTAGCCCTGATATTTTTATCAAGTTCCTCGCTCAACGGTTCGTTAATGTCAAGGCTGTTCATATCGACGAGAGGTTATCGATTTCTTTGCCTGTTACCGCG GGGAAAAGGCGTCGCAGAGATGAGAATTCGCTTTTGTCTTTAAAGATACATTTTGCGGGTGAAAGAAATGAGCCCAAAGAAGAGGAGTGCGAACCATTCTGTTTGACAGATTCCGGTTTGACTGCAGTTGCTGATGGATTTGCTAAGCTAGAAAAGTTGAGCTTAATTTGGTGTTCTAATGTTACTAGTTTCGGTGTAATGTCCCTTGCACAGAAATGCTCGCTCTTAAAATCATTGGATTTGCAG GGTTGCTATGTTGGAGATCAAGGTCTAGCTGTTGTTGGCCAGTGTTGCAAGCAACTCGAGGACCTAAATTTGCGTTTTTGTGAAAGCTTGACTGATTCAGGATTGGTCACTTTGGCAACTGAATGTGGGAAATCATTGAAATCTCTCGGTGTGGCTGCTTGTGCTAGAATAACCGACAAATCACTGGAGGCTGTGGGGTCCCACTGCAAAAATCTTGAGACCTTGTCATTGGATTCAGAGTTTATCAGCAATAAAGGGATCCTGGCTATTGCCCAAGGATGTCCTCTTTTGAAAGTCTTGAAGTTACAATGTATTAATGTTACAGACAGGGCTTTGATGGCTGTGGGAGCTTCTTGTTTGTCATTGGAAATGTTGGCTTTATACAGCTTCCAGCAATTTACAGACGA GGGTCTGGAAGCGATTGCCACTGGCTGCACTGAACTTACGCATCTTGAAGTTAATGGCTGCCACAATATTGGAACCATTGGACTGGAGTCTGTCGGGAAATCTTGCCC GCGCCTGACTGAGTTGGCTTTATTATACTGCCAAAGGGTTGGCAATTTTGCTCTTACTGAAGTTGGAAGGGGCTGTAAATACTTGCAAGCTCTTCACTTGGTAGACTGCTCTAGCATTGGTGATGAAGCTATTTGCAGTATAGCCAAAGGTTGCCGAAATCTAAAGAAGCTTCATATCAGGAGATGTTATgag GTTGGAAGCAAGGGAATCGTAGCTGTTGGTGAGCATTGTCACTCTCTCACGGATCTTAGTCTCCGCTTTTGTGATAG GGTGCGCGATGAGGCTCTTATTGCTGTTGGCCAGGGATGTCCATTAAAATATCTAAATGTTAGTGGCTGCAACCAAATAGGTGATGCCGGAATTGTAGCCGTTGCAAGAGGATGTCCTAATCTCACTTACCTTGATGTCAGTGTTCTCCAG AATTTGCGCGATATAGCACTAACCGAGTTAGGAGAAGGTTGCCCCTTACTCAAGGATATAGTACTGTCCCATTGCCACCAAATAACTGACATTGGTCTTTCCCACCTCGTCAAAAACTGCCAAATGCTCGAGTCATGCCACATGGTGTACTGTCCGAGCATAACCGCGGCAGGAGTTGCCACCGTGGTCTCTAGTTGTCGCAACATAAAGAAGGTCCTGGTCGAGAAATGGAAGGTTAGTCCCAGAACCAAAAGAAGAGCCAGTTCAGTCCTTTCTTATCTCTGTGTAGACCTCTAA
- the LOC121203423 gene encoding BSD domain-containing protein 1 produces the protein MDFFKSVFADDIQSQSSHLPTDPAPDLESSATWSFGGLIKTLADKSESVMESYRKEFEEFGSGLKKETEIIRSVASRAVNDSLEIGASVAQEKLESVGQAIDDIGSSVWESTAQIISHGKDTFLSPSDDDNSDSESSKRLSTSNNSVDGKRYSRFELQIRALQSDRSTYCMEPEDLEDFENWKLGFNLEEKKGEIEGLLSEISVIRNIFKNVDSDEVESKRYWTNYFYKLNKLMKAEEARAKLVKRAISGEEEEDLSWDIDEDDEEGSGNVNSVKEGSSEDVEKCLKIDEEKAGSCKDSDVSVVSSISMPEEEGWDAIEEIQSIDDSKGEDTGSSNNKVDLRKRLTVAEEEEDLSWDIDDDDDEEEDQPVKA, from the coding sequence ATGGATTTCTTCAAATCTGTATTTGCCGACGATATTCAATCCCAATCCTCTCATCTACCCACCGACCCGGCTCCGGACCTGGAATCGTCTGCTACATGGAGTTTCGGCGGCTTAATAAAGACCCTTGCCGACAAGTCCGAATCCGTGATGGAATCTTACCGGAAGGAATTTGAGGAATTCGGATCCGGGTTAAAGAAGGAAACCGAGATCATCCGGAGCGTGGCTTCACGCGCCGTCAACGATTCACTTGAGATCGGTGCCTCCGTTGCTCAGGAGAAGCTCGAGTCGGTGGGACAAGCCATTGATGACATCGGTAGCTCCGTTTGGGAATCAACAGCTCAGATTATCTCTCACGGTAAAGATACGTTCTTATCACCGTCCGATGATGATAATTCTGATTCTGAAAGTTCTAAAAGATTAAGTACTAGTAATAATAGCGTTGATGGAAAACGTTATAGTCGTTTTGAGCTGCAAATTCGTGCGCTTCAATCAGATAGAAGTACTTACTGTATGGAACCGGAGGATTTAGAGGATTTTGAGAATTGGAAGTTAGGGTTTAATTTGGAAGAGAAAAAAGGGGAAATTGAGGGTTTGTTGAGTGAAATTTCAGTTATtcgaaatatttttaaaaatgttgatTCTGATGAAGTTGAATCAAAGAGATATTGGACTAATTATTTCTATAAGTTGAATAAACTAATGAAAGCAGAGGAAGCAAGAGCTAAGCTTGTTAAACGCGCAATTTCGGGGGAGGAAGAGGAAGATTTGAGTTGGGATATAGATGAGGATGACGAGGAGGGTAGTGGAAATGTTAATAGTGTGAAGGAGGGTTCTAGTGAAGACGTTGAGAAATGTTTGAAAATCGATGAGGAGAAAGCAGGCTCCTGTAAGGACAGTGATGTATCCGTGGTTTCGAGTATTTCAATGCCTGAGGAGGAAGGGTGGGATGCTATCGAGGAGATTCAAAGCATCGATGACAGTAAAGGGGAAGATACCGGGAGCAGTAATAATAAGGTTGATCTGCGTAAGCGATTGACTGTTGCGGAGGAAGAGGAGGATTTGAGTTGggatattgatgatgatgatgatgaagaagaagatcagCCTGTTAAAGCTTGA
- the LOC121206395 gene encoding F-box/LRR-repeat protein 4 isoform X1, whose product MRGHDWINTCLPDELILEILRRLDSKSSHDACSLVCKRWLGLERLSRSILRIGASGSPDIFIKFLAQRFVNVKAVHIDERLSISLPVTAGKRRRRDENSLLSLKIHFAGERNEPKEEECEPFCLTDSGLTAVADGFAKLEKLSLIWCSNVTSFGVMSLAQKCSLLKSLDLQGCYVGDQGLAVVGQCCKQLEDLNLRFCESLTDSGLVTLATECGKSLKSLGVAACARITDKSLEAVGSHCKNLETLSLDSEFISNKGILAIAQGCPLLKVLKLQCINVTDRALMAVGASCLSLEMLALYSFQQFTDEGLRSIGKGCKKLKNLTLSDCNFLGDRGLEAIATGCTELTHLEVNGCHNIGTIGLESVGKSCPRLTELALLYCQRVGNFALTEVGRGCKYLQALHLVDCSSIGDEAICSIAKGCRNLKKLHIRRCYEVGSKGIVAVGEHCHSLTDLSLRFCDRVRDEALIAVGQGCPLKYLNVSGCNQIGDAGIVAVARGCPNLTYLDVSVLQNLRDIALTELGEGCPLLKDIVLSHCHQITDIGLSHLVKNCQMLESCHMVYCPSITAAGVATVVSSCRNIKKVLVEKWKVSPRTKRRASSVLSYLCVDL is encoded by the exons ATGCGTGGCCATGATTGGATCAATACGTGTCTTCCCGACGAGCTGATCTTGGAGATCTTACGCCGGCTTGATTCCAAATCCAGCCATGATGCCTGTTCTCTCGTCTGTAAACGTTGGCTCGGTCTCGAGCGGCTTAGCCGTTCCATCCTCCGAATCGGCGCCTCTGGTAGCCCTGATATTTTTATCAAGTTCCTCGCTCAACGGTTCGTTAATGTCAAGGCTGTTCATATCGACGAGAGGTTATCGATTTCTTTGCCTGTTACCGCG GGGAAAAGGCGTCGCAGAGATGAGAATTCGCTTTTGTCTTTAAAGATACATTTTGCGGGTGAAAGAAATGAGCCCAAAGAAGAGGAGTGCGAACCATTCTGTTTGACAGATTCCGGTTTGACTGCAGTTGCTGATGGATTTGCTAAGCTAGAAAAGTTGAGCTTAATTTGGTGTTCTAATGTTACTAGTTTCGGTGTAATGTCCCTTGCACAGAAATGCTCGCTCTTAAAATCATTGGATTTGCAG GGTTGCTATGTTGGAGATCAAGGTCTAGCTGTTGTTGGCCAGTGTTGCAAGCAACTCGAGGACCTAAATTTGCGTTTTTGTGAAAGCTTGACTGATTCAGGATTGGTCACTTTGGCAACTGAATGTGGGAAATCATTGAAATCTCTCGGTGTGGCTGCTTGTGCTAGAATAACCGACAAATCACTGGAGGCTGTGGGGTCCCACTGCAAAAATCTTGAGACCTTGTCATTGGATTCAGAGTTTATCAGCAATAAAGGGATCCTGGCTATTGCCCAAGGATGTCCTCTTTTGAAAGTCTTGAAGTTACAATGTATTAATGTTACAGACAGGGCTTTGATGGCTGTGGGAGCTTCTTGTTTGTCATTGGAAATGTTGGCTTTATACAGCTTCCAGCAATTTACAGACGA GGGTCTTCGTTCTATTGGCAAAGGCTGCAAGAAGCTAAAAAATCTTACTTTGAGTGATTGCAATTTCCTGGGTGACAGGGGTCTGGAAGCGATTGCCACTGGCTGCACTGAACTTACGCATCTTGAAGTTAATGGCTGCCACAATATTGGAACCATTGGACTGGAGTCTGTCGGGAAATCTTGCCC GCGCCTGACTGAGTTGGCTTTATTATACTGCCAAAGGGTTGGCAATTTTGCTCTTACTGAAGTTGGAAGGGGCTGTAAATACTTGCAAGCTCTTCACTTGGTAGACTGCTCTAGCATTGGTGATGAAGCTATTTGCAGTATAGCCAAAGGTTGCCGAAATCTAAAGAAGCTTCATATCAGGAGATGTTATgag GTTGGAAGCAAGGGAATCGTAGCTGTTGGTGAGCATTGTCACTCTCTCACGGATCTTAGTCTCCGCTTTTGTGATAG GGTGCGCGATGAGGCTCTTATTGCTGTTGGCCAGGGATGTCCATTAAAATATCTAAATGTTAGTGGCTGCAACCAAATAGGTGATGCCGGAATTGTAGCCGTTGCAAGAGGATGTCCTAATCTCACTTACCTTGATGTCAGTGTTCTCCAG AATTTGCGCGATATAGCACTAACCGAGTTAGGAGAAGGTTGCCCCTTACTCAAGGATATAGTACTGTCCCATTGCCACCAAATAACTGACATTGGTCTTTCCCACCTCGTCAAAAACTGCCAAATGCTCGAGTCATGCCACATGGTGTACTGTCCGAGCATAACCGCGGCAGGAGTTGCCACCGTGGTCTCTAGTTGTCGCAACATAAAGAAGGTCCTGGTCGAGAAATGGAAGGTTAGTCCCAGAACCAAAAGAAGAGCCAGTTCAGTCCTTTCTTATCTCTGTGTAGACCTCTAA